A section of the Ictalurus punctatus breed USDA103 chromosome 8, Coco_2.0, whole genome shotgun sequence genome encodes:
- the tmem144b gene encoding transmembrane protein 144b isoform X2: MNSDGAVRSLGAVLFLVIFLSLMSGEVGEPLHSDPQDEGDAGDAAGGVSGSSVHMEKVYGFVSCVVAVLLYGTIYVPVKKVETGDGMFYQWISCAAIWVVALIGDILLRSSKAHPAAMLGGMIWATGNICLVPVVKCVGLGLGMLLWGASGLLIGWASSLFGLFGLEPEVVSRPLLNYCGAALCLLSTLLFFFVKIDAQKPSCSEATPILIQERSFSDGLRSTDSWVDTISPKSRRPLSGLLFCSEQWDFPHEYAVFCHLLRCDEEPTSRLPQSRFTRSSERCNVGNCDVLLVAGEPPPRPRGHLPHSDCWIWISGCSVGKCGLQGGQRAGELPAVCRGVLHGSDRFYPHGPLQTLRDSD, translated from the exons ATGAACTCtgatggagctgtgaggagttTAGGAGCTGTTTTATTCCTGGTTATCTTTCTCTCACTGATGAGTGGTGAAGTAGGAG AGCCCCTTCATTCAGACCCACAGGATGAGGGTGATGCGGGTGATGCTGCAGGTGGAGTCTCCGGTTCTTCTGTCCACATGGAGAAGGTGTATGGCTTTGTGAGCTGTGTGGTTGCTGTGCTGCTCTACGGCACTATCTACGTCCCTGTCAAAAAAGTGGAAACTGGAGACG GTATGTTCTACCAGTGGATCTCCTGCGCTGCCATCTGGGTCGTGGCCCTGATAGGAGACATTCTGCTGAGATCCTCTAAAGCTCATCCAGCCGCCATGCTGGGAGGAATGATCTGGGCCACcg gaaatATTTGCTTGGTGCCGGTGGTGAAGTGTGTTGGTCTGGGTCTCGGGATGCTGCTTTGGGGAGCCAGTGGTCTGCTTATTGGCTGGGCGAGTTCACT GTTCGGTCTGTTTGGACTGGAACCTGAGGTGGTGTCGAGACCCTTGTTGAATTACTGTGGTGCTGCTCTCTGTCTGCTCAG CACTCTCCTATTCTTCTTTGTGAAAATTGACGCGCAGAAACCTTCATGCTCTGAAGCGACGCCGATCCTCATACAGGAA AGGTCGTTCTCTGACGGTCTGCGCTCCACTGACTCGTGGGTGGACACAATATCGCCAAAATCCAGAAGGCCGCT ATCTGGATTACTGTTTTGCTCAGAGCAGTGGGATTTTCCTCATGAGTATGCTGTATTTTGTCATCTACTGCGCTGTGATGAAGAACCGACCTCGCGTTTACCCCAGAGCCGTTTTACCAG gagtTCTGAGCGGTGTAATGTGGGGAATTGCGACGTACTGCTGGTTGCTGGCGAACCGCCGCCTCGGCCCCGTGGTCACCTTCCCCATAGTGACTGCT GGATATGGATTAGTGGCTGCTCTGTGGGGAAGTGTGGTCTTCAAGGAGGTCAGA GGGCTGGGGAACTGCCTGCTGTTTGCCGTGGCGTGCTGCATGGTTCTGACCGGTTCTATCCTCACGGTCCTCTCCAAACTCTGAGAGATTCTGATTAA
- the tmem144b gene encoding transmembrane protein 144b isoform X1, whose amino-acid sequence MNSDGAVRSLGAVLFLVIFLSLMSGEVGDPQDEGDAGDAAGGVSGSSVHMEKVYGFVSCVVAVLLYGTIYVPVKKVETGDGMFYQWISCAAIWVVALIGDILLRSSKAHPAAMLGGMIWATGNICLVPVVKCVGLGLGMLLWGASGLLIGWASSLFGLFGLEPEVVSRPLLNYCGAALCLLSTLLFFFVKIDAQKPSCSEATPILIQERSFSDGLRSTDSWVDTISPKSRRPLGCIIAILSGLLFGSSFVPIIYIKHHAFSNNSMFTGSSQNDLDYCFAQSSGIFLMSMLYFVIYCAVMKNRPRVYPRAVLPGVLSGVMWGIATYCWLLANRRLGPVVTFPIVTAGYGLVAALWGSVVFKEVRGLGNCLLFAVACCMVLTGSILTVLSKL is encoded by the exons ATGAACTCtgatggagctgtgaggagttTAGGAGCTGTTTTATTCCTGGTTATCTTTCTCTCACTGATGAGTGGTGAAGTAGGAG ACCCACAGGATGAGGGTGATGCGGGTGATGCTGCAGGTGGAGTCTCCGGTTCTTCTGTCCACATGGAGAAGGTGTATGGCTTTGTGAGCTGTGTGGTTGCTGTGCTGCTCTACGGCACTATCTACGTCCCTGTCAAAAAAGTGGAAACTGGAGACG GTATGTTCTACCAGTGGATCTCCTGCGCTGCCATCTGGGTCGTGGCCCTGATAGGAGACATTCTGCTGAGATCCTCTAAAGCTCATCCAGCCGCCATGCTGGGAGGAATGATCTGGGCCACcg gaaatATTTGCTTGGTGCCGGTGGTGAAGTGTGTTGGTCTGGGTCTCGGGATGCTGCTTTGGGGAGCCAGTGGTCTGCTTATTGGCTGGGCGAGTTCACT GTTCGGTCTGTTTGGACTGGAACCTGAGGTGGTGTCGAGACCCTTGTTGAATTACTGTGGTGCTGCTCTCTGTCTGCTCAG CACTCTCCTATTCTTCTTTGTGAAAATTGACGCGCAGAAACCTTCATGCTCTGAAGCGACGCCGATCCTCATACAGGAA AGGTCGTTCTCTGACGGTCTGCGCTCCACTGACTCGTGGGTGGACACAATATCGCCAAAATCCAGAAGGCCGCT tggctGTATCATAGCGATTTTATCAGGTTTGCTGTTTGGCTCCTCGTTCGTGCCgattatttacattaaacacCATGCATTCAGTAATAACAGCATGTTCACTGGCTCCAGTCAGAACG ATCTGGATTACTGTTTTGCTCAGAGCAGTGGGATTTTCCTCATGAGTATGCTGTATTTTGTCATCTACTGCGCTGTGATGAAGAACCGACCTCGCGTTTACCCCAGAGCCGTTTTACCAG gagtTCTGAGCGGTGTAATGTGGGGAATTGCGACGTACTGCTGGTTGCTGGCGAACCGCCGCCTCGGCCCCGTGGTCACCTTCCCCATAGTGACTGCT GGATATGGATTAGTGGCTGCTCTGTGGGGAAGTGTGGTCTTCAAGGAGGTCAGA GGGCTGGGGAACTGCCTGCTGTTTGCCGTGGCGTGCTGCATGGTTCTGACCGGTTCTATCCTCACGGTCCTCTCCAAACTCTGA
- the tmem144b gene encoding transmembrane protein 144b precursor (The RefSeq protein has 2 substitutions compared to this genomic sequence) yields the protein MNSDGAVRSLGAVLFLVIFLSLMSGEVGEPLHSDPQDEGDAGDAAGGVSGSSVHMEKVYGFVSCVVAVLLYGTIYVPVKKVETGDGMFYQWISCAAIWVVALIGDILLRSSKAHPAAMLGGMIWATGNICLVPVVKCVGLGLGMLLWGASGLLIGWASSLFGLFGLEPEVVSRPLLNYCGAALCLLSTLLFFFVKIDAQKPSCSEATPILIQERSFSDGLRSTDSWVDTISPKSRRPLGCIIAILSGLLFGSSFVPIIYIKHHAFSNNSMFTGSSQNDLDYCFAQSSGIFLMSMLYFVIYCAVMKNRPRVYPRAVLPGVLSGVMWGIATYCWLLANLRLGPVVTFPIVTAGYGLVAALWGSVVFKEVRGLGNCLLFAAACCMVLTGSILTVLSKL from the exons ATGAACTCtgatggagctgtgaggagttTAGGAGCTGTTTTATTCCTGGTTATCTTTCTCTCACTGATGAGTGGTGAAGTAGGAG AGCCCCTTCATTCAGACCCACAGGATGAGGGTGATGCGGGTGATGCTGCAGGTGGAGTCTCCGGTTCTTCTGTCCACATGGAGAAGGTGTATGGCTTTGTGAGCTGTGTGGTTGCTGTGCTGCTCTACGGCACTATCTACGTCCCTGTCAAAAAAGTGGAAACTGGAGACG GTATGTTCTACCAGTGGATCTCCTGCGCTGCCATCTGGGTCGTGGCCCTGATAGGAGACATTCTGCTGAGATCCTCTAAAGCTCATCCAGCCGCCATGCTGGGAGGAATGATCTGGGCCACcg gaaatATTTGCTTGGTGCCGGTGGTGAAGTGTGTTGGTCTGGGTCTCGGGATGCTGCTTTGGGGAGCCAGTGGTCTGCTTATTGGCTGGGCGAGTTCACT GTTCGGTCTGTTTGGACTGGAACCTGAGGTGGTGTCGAGACCCTTGTTGAATTACTGTGGTGCTGCTCTCTGTCTGCTCAG CACTCTCCTATTCTTCTTTGTGAAAATTGACGCGCAGAAACCTTCATGCTCTGAAGCGACGCCGATCCTCATACAGGAA AGGTCGTTCTCTGACGGTCTGCGCTCCACTGACTCGTGGGTGGACACAATATCGCCAAAATCCAGAAGGCCGCT tggctGTATCATAGCGATTTTATCAGGTTTGCTGTTTGGCTCCTCGTTCGTGCCgattatttacattaaacacCATGCATTCAGTAATAACAGCATGTTCACTGGCTCCAGTCAGAACG ATCTGGATTACTGTTTTGCTCAGAGCAGTGGGATTTTCCTCATGAGTATGCTGTATTTTGTCATCTACTGCGCTGTGATGAAGAACCGACCTCGCGTTTACCCCAGAGCCGTTTTACCAG gagtTCTGAGCGGTGTAATGTGGGGAATTGCGACGTACTGCTGGTTGCTGGCGAACCGCCGCCTCGGCCCCGTGGTCACCTTCCCCATAGTGACTGCT GGATATGGATTAGTGGCTGCTCTGTGGGGAAGTGTGGTCTTCAAGGAGGTCAGA GGGCTGGGGAACTGCCTGCTGTTTGCCGTGGCGTGCTGCATGGTTCTGACCGGTTCTATCCTCACGGTCCTCTCCAAACTCTGA
- the gask1b gene encoding Golgi-associated kinase 1B, translating to MEKHLIRPGRSARTLLRLTCLSFWRVLRSCWRSSRSRRALLLAFACLLYLFCLELWIDSGDRDRNLTEGRRWILERIPGSTSPTRSNVVYITLKSKRHKPAILRATLRPKSRRKKVRNVENQSRDAARHRGEETLKRIESTDLWRKVLHSLYKPGQLDDDDGSSIRIYSQKSPPWFSQADIETMRFLSKCKIGRVEVLEPENAPPALLFKSVSGFNRSSDHAGECDGRCGVIKGPEDMSEVFAFHLDRVLRLNRSSVAISRRFRALDGQLCPVTLYDPSVVPVPESRSGSLRWSSYQTSLQYRCWQHGVPKPEWSCSSLHHHEWSRVTLFDFLLQNHQRFDRNCCGFRPRPQDSCVQLGHHRECGNVDNLELSHIVHRKNDPRRLVYVNNNAFFDRDEENLDFKLLEGIKELPEVAVSVLRSQRLRQNLLQSLFVDEQFWENQGGRRGIDKLIDVIEGRARVLLRYINAHGLNVVAMNS from the exons ATGGAGAAACATCTGATCCGTCCTGGTAGGAGCGCGCGCACACTCCTCCGTCTGACCTGCTTGTCCTTTTGGAGGGTTCTAAGATCCTGCTGGAGGTCCTCCAGGTCCAGGAGAGCTTTACTCCTCGCTTTTGCCTGCTTGCTCTACCTCTTCTGCTTGGAGTTGTGGATCGACAGTGGAGATCGTGACCGAAACCTGACCGAGGGCAGGAGATGGATTTTGGAAAGGATTCCAGGATCTACATCTCCAACGCGCTCCAATGTGGTCTACATCACCCTGAAGTCCAAAAGACACAAACCGGCCATCCTGAGAGCGACGCTGCGCCCCAAATCACGCAGGAAGAAGGTAAGGAACGTGGAGAACCAGAGTCGAGACGCAGCCCGCCATCGTGGAGAAGAAACGTTGAAGCGTATTGAATCTACAGACCTGTGGAGGAAGGTTCTCCATTCACTTTATAAACCAGGACAGCTCGATGATGACGATGGAAGCTCCATCCGGATCTACAGTCAAAAATCTCCACCGTGGTTCAGCCAAGCTGACATAGAAACCATGCGCTTCCTCTCCAAGTGCAAAATTGGCCGTGTGGAAGTTCTCGAGCCGGAGAATGCTCCTCCCGCGCTCCTGTTTAAGAGTGTGAGTGGGTTTAATCGGAGCTCAGACCATGCAGGAGAGTGTGATGGACGATGTGGAGTCATTAAGGGACCTGAGGACATGAGCGAAGTGTTCGCTTTCCACCTGGATCGGGTTTTAAGGCTCAATCGGAGTTCAGTGGCCATCAGCAGGAGGTTCCGTGCTCTGG ATGGTCAGTTGTGTCCGGTGACCCTGTACGACCCGTCTGTTGTTCCGGTACCCGAGTCGAGATCGGGATCTCTGCGGTGGAGCTCGTATCAGACGTCGTTACAGTACAGGTGCTGGCAGCATGGCGTCCCGAAACCCGAGTGGAGCTGCAGCAGCCTCCATCACCACGAGTGGAGCAGAGTGACGCTGTTTGACTTCCTGCTGCAG AATCACCAGCGGTTCGACAGGAACTGCTGCGGTttcaggccacgcccacaggACAGCTGCGTCCAGCTCGGCCATCACAGAGAGTGCGGTAATGTGGACAACCTCGAGCTTTCACACATCGTCCATCGCAAGAACGACCCGAGACGCCTCGTCTACGTCAACAACAACGCCTTCTTCGACCGGGACGAAGAAAACCTCGACTTTAAACTGCTCGAGGGAATCAAAGA actCCCAGAGGTAGCAGTGAGTGTGTTGCGCTCTCAGCGTCTCAGACAGAACCTCCTGCAGTCTCTGTTTGTGGATGAACAGTTCTGGGAGAATCAGGGAGGACGCCGAGGCATCGACAAGCTCATAGACGTCATCGAGGGACGCGCGAGAGTCTTACTGCGCTACATCAACGCTCACGGCCTCAACGTCGTCGCCATGAACTCGTAA